In Sedimenticola thiotaurini, the following proteins share a genomic window:
- the sbcB gene encoding exodeoxyribonuclease I — protein sequence MSLSFYWHDYETWGADPRRDRAAQFAGVRTDESLNIIGKPLVSYCKPADDFLPQPEACLVTGLTPQQALEEGVVEAEFFRLIHHEMARPGTCGVGYNSVRFDDEFTRFGFFRNFFDPYAREWQHGNSRWDIIDMVRLTHALRPEGIVWPKREDGSTSFRLEELSVANDIAHEAAHDALSDVYATIALARLIRQQQPRLFDYLLNLRNKRKVAELLNLRTRQPVLHVSSMYPATRGCIAMVVPLAKHPTNPNGVIVYDLGTDPGPLIELSVEQIRLRLFTPRDELPEGVERVPLKTVHLNKCPVVVPMNTLTDEAAERWGIDPAIGQRNLQQLNQVADLAEKIQAVHTGRDFGPVTDPDQSLYAGEFFSADDRKRMDQVLTASPEALADMSLAFDDVRLPEMLFRYRARNWPETLTVSERERWQEYRMDRLTDPEAGASITLSEYRRQLARLMVDPSIDSDGKRVLSELADWPSMIGLD from the coding sequence ATGTCGCTCAGCTTTTATTGGCACGATTATGAGACCTGGGGGGCTGATCCGCGCAGGGATCGGGCTGCCCAGTTTGCCGGTGTCCGGACCGATGAGTCGCTGAACATCATCGGCAAGCCACTGGTCAGTTATTGCAAGCCGGCGGATGATTTTCTGCCACAACCGGAAGCCTGTCTGGTTACCGGCCTGACTCCTCAGCAGGCGCTGGAAGAGGGGGTGGTCGAGGCCGAATTCTTCCGTCTGATTCACCATGAAATGGCCCGGCCTGGTACCTGCGGAGTGGGTTACAACAGCGTCCGGTTTGACGACGAGTTCACCCGCTTCGGCTTTTTTCGCAACTTTTTCGATCCCTATGCCCGCGAGTGGCAGCATGGTAACTCCCGCTGGGACATCATCGACATGGTTCGGCTTACCCACGCCCTGCGCCCGGAAGGTATCGTTTGGCCCAAACGGGAGGATGGTTCCACCAGTTTCCGGCTGGAAGAGTTGTCCGTGGCCAACGATATTGCCCACGAAGCGGCCCATGATGCCCTGTCCGATGTCTATGCCACCATTGCGCTGGCCCGTCTGATCCGCCAGCAGCAGCCGCGCCTGTTTGACTATCTGCTGAATCTGAGAAACAAACGCAAGGTGGCGGAGCTGCTCAATCTCCGTACCCGGCAGCCGGTACTGCATGTCTCATCCATGTATCCGGCGACCCGTGGTTGTATTGCCATGGTGGTGCCGCTGGCCAAACACCCCACCAATCCAAATGGGGTGATCGTCTACGATCTGGGAACCGACCCCGGGCCCCTGATCGAGCTGTCGGTGGAGCAGATTCGGTTGCGTCTGTTCACACCGAGGGATGAGTTGCCCGAAGGGGTAGAGCGGGTTCCCCTGAAGACAGTCCATCTCAATAAATGTCCGGTGGTGGTTCCCATGAACACCTTGACCGATGAGGCGGCAGAGCGCTGGGGTATCGACCCGGCGATTGGTCAGCGTAATCTGCAACAGCTGAACCAGGTGGCAGACCTGGCTGAGAAGATCCAGGCGGTTCATACTGGCCGGGACTTCGGCCCGGTGACCGATCCTGATCAGAGTCTCTATGCAGGTGAGTTTTTCAGCGCGGATGATCGAAAGCGTATGGACCAGGTATTGACCGCCAGTCCGGAAGCGCTGGCCGATATGAGCCTGGCATTTGATGACGTGCGTCTGCCGGAGATGCTGTTCCGCTACCGGGCGCGTAACTGGCCGGAGACGCTCACTGTATCCGAGCGCGAGCGTTGGCAGGAGTACCGTATGGATCGCCTGACTGATCCGGAAGCGGGTGCGAGTATTACCCTATCGGAGTATCGCCGGCAACTGGCGCGTCTGATGGTCGACCCATCGATCGACAGCGATGGCAAGCGGGTATTGTCCGAGTTGGCGGACTGGCCATCCATGATTGGATTGGACTGA